A single genomic interval of Hyphomicrobium methylovorum harbors:
- a CDS encoding HesA/MoeB/ThiF family protein — protein MATLTAEEVQRYKRHLALRDVGAPGQQKLKAARVLVVGAGGLGSPVAMYLAAAGVGTIGIIDDDRVAVDNLQRQIAHTVSDTGRLKVESAQDAIHRINPLVKVETFAERLNAANAMSVIQSFDIVADGSDNFATRYLVADACYFAKRPLAYAALGSFDGYISLFKPHETDPSGTRYPTLRCLFPEPPPAGLVANCSEVGVLGPIAGVIGTLQATEVVKEILGLGESLAGRLLIYDGLATRFETVGIAWDPENPLSGANPTIFDLSAHQTPDGRTCAAE, from the coding sequence ATGGCGACACTCACTGCCGAGGAGGTGCAACGGTATAAGCGCCACCTCGCGCTGCGAGACGTCGGTGCTCCCGGGCAGCAAAAACTCAAGGCGGCTCGCGTCCTCGTCGTAGGCGCGGGCGGCCTTGGTTCCCCAGTCGCCATGTATCTCGCCGCGGCCGGCGTCGGCACCATCGGCATCATCGACGATGATCGCGTCGCAGTAGATAATCTGCAGCGCCAGATCGCCCACACTGTCAGCGATACGGGCCGGTTGAAGGTGGAAAGCGCGCAGGACGCAATCCATCGCATCAATCCGCTCGTAAAGGTCGAAACGTTCGCAGAGCGCCTCAACGCCGCGAATGCCATGAGTGTCATCCAGAGCTTCGACATCGTTGCGGACGGCTCCGACAACTTCGCGACGCGCTATCTTGTGGCTGACGCCTGCTACTTTGCGAAACGGCCATTGGCTTACGCGGCACTCGGATCGTTCGACGGTTACATCTCGCTCTTCAAGCCGCACGAGACGGATCCTTCCGGAACTCGCTACCCGACGCTCCGGTGTCTCTTCCCCGAACCGCCACCCGCGGGCCTTGTCGCAAATTGCTCGGAAGTCGGCGTGCTTGGCCCCATCGCCGGAGTCATCGGCACGCTTCAGGCGACGGAAGTTGTAAAGGAAATCCTTGGGCTGGGAGAAAGCCTCGCCGGACGCCTTTTGATCTACGACGGACTAGCGACCCGCTTCGAGACCGTGGGAATCGCCTGGGACCCCGAGAATCCTCTTTCAGGCGCGAATCCAACGATCTTCGATCTTTCCGCCCATCAGACCCCTGACGGCCGAACCTGCGCCGCTGAGTAG
- the cysK gene encoding cysteine synthase A gives MTKTSEIKTLAATSTWGRGRVYENIAETIGHTPLVRLSRIKAAANLKADILLKLEFFNPLSSVKDRIGVAMIDVLEAEGRIKPGKTVLVEPTSGNTGVGLAFVAAARGYRLILVMPETMSIERRKILTHLGAELELTPGAGGMPFALERAAEIAKSLPDAVIPSQFENPANPLVHELTTGEEIYNDTGGKIDALVVGVGTGGTLTGVGRVLKKRVPGVKIIAVEPTTSAVISGQPKGPHKIQGLGAGFIPKNLDTDLIDEVVTVSSETAFEVSRQVAKLEGIPGGISTGANVAAAIAIAERPEYAGKTIVTVAPSSAERYFSSELFVEPPAKT, from the coding sequence ATGACAAAAACTTCTGAGATAAAAACTCTCGCCGCCACAAGTACCTGGGGCCGCGGTCGAGTTTACGAGAACATCGCCGAAACCATCGGCCACACGCCGCTTGTGCGGCTCTCGCGCATCAAAGCTGCAGCGAACCTCAAAGCCGATATTCTTCTCAAACTGGAATTCTTCAATCCGCTGTCGTCGGTGAAGGATCGCATCGGCGTCGCGATGATCGACGTTCTCGAAGCTGAAGGGCGCATCAAGCCGGGTAAAACGGTTCTTGTCGAACCAACGTCTGGTAATACGGGCGTCGGCCTTGCGTTCGTCGCCGCTGCGCGCGGGTATCGGCTCATTCTCGTGATGCCCGAAACGATGTCGATCGAGCGCCGCAAAATTCTCACGCATCTCGGCGCAGAGCTGGAACTGACTCCGGGCGCGGGCGGCATGCCGTTCGCTTTGGAACGCGCCGCGGAAATCGCGAAATCGCTTCCGGACGCAGTCATTCCCTCACAGTTCGAAAATCCGGCCAACCCGCTCGTGCATGAATTGACCACGGGCGAGGAAATCTACAACGACACCGGCGGCAAGATTGATGCACTCGTTGTCGGCGTTGGCACGGGCGGCACGCTGACGGGCGTCGGCCGCGTTCTCAAAAAGCGCGTTCCGGGCGTGAAGATCATCGCCGTCGAACCGACGACGAGCGCGGTGATTTCCGGTCAGCCGAAGGGTCCGCACAAAATCCAGGGTCTGGGCGCGGGCTTCATCCCCAAGAACCTCGACACAGACTTGATCGACGAAGTCGTGACCGTCTCAAGCGAAACGGCATTCGAGGTTTCCCGCCAGGTTGCAAAGCTCGAAGGCATTCCGGGTGGCATATCCACCGGCGCCAACGTGGCGGCCGCAATTGCGATCGCCGAACGTCCCGAGTACGCCGGCAAAACCATCGTTACGGTTGCGCCGTCGTCCGCTGAGCGTTACTTTTCAAGTGAACTTTTTGTAGAACCGCCGGCCAAAACCTAG